From Hydractinia symbiolongicarpus strain clone_291-10 chromosome 12, HSymV2.1, whole genome shotgun sequence, one genomic window encodes:
- the LOC130622598 gene encoding integumentary mucin C.1-like yields MDGKVILLLVVTCISTISSVDLKNRKLEGVIKYHKAIPDPLPKGSCLIVKLSVYKNDKAESKMVTKHVIYNPERNSPAKYSMEFPDTDISEDDLYNLVVSAILNVGWCSDDKKTIDSKVVKDADYHTITLIGVLPDKIIPTSDIVIEGPEIALEPVSFTNPKALKNAHLKVLSLFKSTKSPLIIHDFVINTTRRTTTRKIKINTTKTPNTTTRATTTTTTTTTKPIVGVTTTTPFKPTGSITLPKLTTRLTITCPKPCADECYFAGCAAACCYAMALSLQPGQQQQQHQQQSPSCTGTACASPPSYQMPCSGQNCQQNENQPNQMTGLVTLESSSYPCTGSDCPQMINKGQPCSGLSCSTQTQCTGQNCPQQSSFQPLPQSYPSWRTCQPSCYSNCAPYCLRQCCSSSYQGYGKK; encoded by the exons ATGGATGGAAAAGTGATACTTCTATTAGTGGTTACTTGCATTTCTACTATATCATCCGTAGACCTAAAAAACCGAAAGTTGGAAGGAGTTATAAAATACCATAAGGCAATTCCAGACCCTTTACCAAAAGGGTCTTGTTTGATTGTAAAACTTTCAGTGTACAAAAATGATAAAGCAGAATCTAAAATGGTAACAAAACATGTAATATATAATCCTGAAAGAAATTCACCAGCAAAGTATTCAATGGAATTCCCTGACACAGACATTTCGGAGGATGATTTATATAATTTAGTGGTATCTGCAATATTAAATGTGGGATGGTGTTCAGAcgataaaaaaacaattgatTCTAAAGTCGTCAAAGATGCTGATTACCATACTATCACTTTAATTGGTGTATTACCAGACAAAATTATTCCAACATCTGACATTGTTATTGAGGGGCCAGAGATCGCGTTAGAACCAG TCTCATTCACAAATCCAAAAGCCCTGAAAAATGCTCATTTGAAGGTGTTATCATTATTTAAAAGTACAAAGAGTCCCTTAATTATTCACGACTTTGTCATCAACACAACAAGgagaacaacaacaagaaagataaaaataaacacaacaaAGACACCAAATACAACAACaagagcaacaacaacaacaacaacaacaacaaccaaacCAATTGTAGgagtaacaacaacaacaccttTTAAGCCAACAGGCAGTATAACCTTACCTAAGTTGACCACTCGTTTGACAATTACATGTCCAAAGCCATGTGCAGACGAGTGTTATTTTGCGGGATGTGCAGCAGCTTGTTGCTATGCAATGGCATTAAGTTTACAACCCGGACAGCAGCAGCAACAACACCAGCAACAGAGTCCTTCATGCACAGGTACTGCATGTGCAAGTCCTCCATCCTACCAAATGCCATGCAGCGGTCAAAATTGTCAACAAAATGAAAACCAACCGAATCAAATGACAGGACTAGTTACTTTAGAATCTTCTTCCTACCCTTGTACTGGAAGCGACTGCCCGCAGATGATTAATAAGGGGCAACCATGCTCTGGACTGAGTTGTTCCACCCAAACACAATGTACGGGTCAAAATTGCCCTCAACAATCGTCTTTTCAACCATTACCACAAAGTTATCCATCATGGAGAACTTGTCAGCCTTCGTGCTACTCCAACTGCGCTCCATACTGTCTACGACAATGTTGTAGTTCGTCGTACCAAGGCTATGGTAAGAAATAA
- the LOC130622566 gene encoding uncharacterized protein LOC130622566: MQIFFISVVLWLIEDVIGMQSFGELRPGMVISSCYYSESVFSTSLTTCTLSCLEKSTCTAATYHDIEKKCFLTSHPKKQLTYLPSTDNVTTVTIVPCSRQPSICQNNGICVPTDDVIDGYKCICEEHWETKHCEKPIERCAEHFKHYEPTNLCYYTSIHQFTYDQAITKCQSLNATLAIGNSRIKIDTILEIAKENGGWYLIGLKKINGVWQWTDGTTNFIQWRPSEPSGDGNCSTTFPDGYKLNDVSCMIPRNILCEQNPLY; this comes from the exons ATGCAGATTTTCTTTATCTCTGTTGTACTCTGGTTAATCGAAGATGTTATTGGCATGCAATCATTTGGTGAACTAAGACCTGGGATGGTGATCTCATCTTGTTACTACTCGGAGAGTGTATTTTCAACAAGTCTAACTACTTGTACTTTATCGTGTCTTGAGAAATCGACCTGTACCGCAGCGACTTACCATGACATTGAGAAGAAATGCTTCTTAACTTCTCATCCGAAAAAACAGTTAACATACCTACCCAGCACTGATAATGTTACCACTGTGACAATAGTCCCGTGTAGTCGGCAGCCGTCAATTTGTCAAAATAACGGCATTTGTGTACCAACAGACGATGTGATAGATGGATATAAATGCATCTGTGAAGAACATTGGGAAACGAAGCACTGCGAAAAGC CAATCGAACGTTGTGCTGAACACTTCAAGCACTACGAACCAACAAATCTCTGCTATTATACATCGATTCATCAATTTACGTATGATCAAGCCATCACGAAATGTCAAAGTTTAAATGCAACACTAGCAATAGGTAACAGTCGCATTAAAATCGACACCATCTTGGAAATTGCGAAAGAAAACGGAGGGTGGTACCTTATTGGTTTGAAGAAAATT AATGGTGTTTGGCAATGGACGGATGGGACAACAAATTTTATTCAGTGGAGACCGTCTGAACCTAGTGGTGATGGCAACTGTTCTACCACCTTCCCTGATGGTTACAAACTGAATGATGTATCTTGCATGATTCCAAGAAATATTTTATGCGAACAGAATCCTTTGTATTAG
- the LOC130622303 gene encoding protein disulfide-isomerase A4-like, whose product MEHSKNNNKDLNLYSKMAARKAWLFVVLFMISASFIYCEDESIVKPVKEGTDEPASKPTNEESNSVQEVTEDSGVLVLTDKNFDQVINSNSLILVEFYAPWCGHCKALAPEYAKAAEKLKKNDPPVPLAKVDCTTETKIADRFEVQGYPTLKIFKDGVAVDYEGPREEAGIVKFMKERSDPNWKPPPEAVITLTKDNFTEVTSREEIMLVEFYAPRCGHCKRLAPELEKAAQTLQKRQQPILIAKIDATVEMDLAEQHNVSGYPTMVVYRKGKVSEYKGPREGPGISEYMISHSGLPTKLYENLVEVKKFLKSNFDEPVMLGVFDSEEDVMFQLFVDANNDIRDDYVFGHTFSKDAKKFFKLQQSAIIVAHPEHLVSKYEPRYQLYKDESGSPSEVQSFYKKHHVPLVGNYQQHIAGRFSKRPLVLVFYDVNFKIEYRSMTQFWRNKVLSVAKEYPDFQFAVAEEAQFEDKLKDLGLDESGEDVNVGLYDENDRRYAMVDEEFSEDSLTEFLEAYKAGKLKPIIKSQPIPSRVKPGKVQAVVGHSFDKIVMDESKEVFIEFYAPWCGHCKAIENNIIEVAKKFKNEKDIVIAKIDGTANEAPSQYKVEGFPTIYYALPGRKTEPIKLEGKRDTEGLQKFIEENSEILKKKAKKEEL is encoded by the exons ATGGAACActcgaaaaacaacaacaaagatttAAACTTGTATTCCAAAATGGCTGCCAGAAAAGCGTGGCTCtttgttgttctttttatgATCTCAGCTTCGTTCATCTATTGTGAAGATGAAAGTATTGTTAAGCCTGTAAAAGAAGGAACAGATGAACCTGCTTCGAAGCCCACGAATGAAGAAAGCAATTCTGTTCAAGAAGTAACTGAAGACTCAGGAGTTCTAGTTTTAACAGATAAAAACTTTGATCAAGTTATCAACAGTAACAGTTTAATTCTTGTAGAGTTTTATGCTCCTTG GTGTGGACATTGTAAAGCTCTAGCTCCAGAATATGCCAAAGCAGCagaaaaattaaagaagaatgATCCTCCTGTGCCACTTGCTAAAGTTGATTGTACCACTGAAACTAAAATAGCTGATAGGTTTGAAGTTCAGGGTTATCCTACCTTGAAAATCTTTAAAGATGGTGTTGCTGTAGATTATGAAGGGCCACGTGAAGAAGcag gtATTGTTAAATTTATGAAAGAACGTTCTGATCCTAACTGGAAACCTCCACCAGAGGCTGTTATCACTCTTACAAAGGATAATTTTACTGAAGTAACAAGCAGAGAGGAAATAATGCTGGTGGAATTTTATGCACCAAG ATGTGGCCACTGTAAAAGATTAGCTCCAGAGCTTGAAAAAGCTGCCCAAACTCTTCAAAAACGGCAACAACCAATTTTAATTGCTAAGATTGATGCAACTGTGGAAATGGATCTCGCTGAACAACATAACGTTTCTGGCTATCCGACAATGGTTGTCTATAGAAAAGGAAAGGTGTCTGAGTATAAGGGCCCAAGGGAGGGACCAg GTATTTCTGAATATATGATCTCACATTCTGGATTACCCACAAAGCTTTACGAAAACTTAGTcgaagttaaaaagtttttaaaatcaaattttgacGAGCCTGTCATGTTGGGCGTGTTTGATTCAGAAGAGGACGTTATGTTTCAACTGTTTGTTGATGCAAACAATGATATTAGAGACGACTACGTCTTTGGACACACTTTCTCAAAAGACgcgaaaaagttttttaagctCCAACAAAGTGCTATCATTGTGGCCCATCCAGAACATTTAGTATCAAAATATGAACCAAGATACCAGTTATATAAG GACGAATCTGGCAGTCCATCAGAAGTTCAATCGTTCTACAAGAAACATCACGTTCCCTTGGTGGGAAACTACCAACAACACATCGCTGGACGATTTTCCAAAAGACCCTTGGTTTTGGTATTTTATGATGTCAATTTTAAAATAGAATACAGATCAA TGACTCAATTTTGGAGAAACAAAGTGCTGTCAGTCGCTAAAGAATACCCAGATTTCCAATTTGCTGTGGCCGAAGAAGCTCAATTCGAAGACAAACTAAAAGACTTGGGTTTAGATGAATCGGGTGAAGATGTCAACGTAGGTTTGTACGATGAAAACGATCGCAGATATGCTATGGTGGATGAAGAGTTTAGCGAAGATAGTTTGACGGAATTTTTAGAAGCCTACAAAGCAG GAAAACTCAAACCAATTATTAAGTCGCAACCCATACCAAGTAGAGTTAAACCTGGCAAAGTTCAGGCCGTCGTTGGTCACTCCTTCGATAAAATAGTTATGGACGAAAGTAAAGAAGTATTCATTGAATTTTATGCACCATGGTGCGGCCACTGTAAAGCTATT gaAAATAATATCATTGAAGTAGCCAAGAAGTTCAAGAATGAGAAGGATATCGTTATTGCTAAGATCGATGGTACAGCCAACGAGGCGCCATCTCAATATAAAGTAGAAGGATTTCCCACTATTTATTATGCGCTACCTGGTAGGAAGACAGAACCAATCAAATTGGAAGGAAAGCGAGACACAGAGGGTTTACAGAAATTCATTGAAGAAAATtcagaaattttgaaaaagaaagcgAAGAAGGAGGAGTTGTGA
- the LOC130622305 gene encoding HSPB1-associated protein 1 homolog isoform X1, with the protein MVNKIRYIDGQLQTTEEIKRLLSELVVPTVFTNQISDWEASKWSLKEFTRLFGDIVTTFKLYEKEKYESRKRKLNEEKISVSSPVVMETDCYYVTATFKEFQSWLDVTATDDCGELGKYSCESYWCYADYNYMAELFQNKDEKVLAAVDWCKFGYPNRNGSDSTIWIGSEGSFTPCHQDTYGSNLVAQIDGVKRWYLFPPSDAEMLHPTRIPYEESSVFCTTNPTSSEFQKTSYKVDLQPGEVLFVPKHWWHYVENINTSISINTWLEQADDDVDRIRESLVHLLVHSLKLGDGTPTNRWLNPKQELSSPHASLQLVRAAFLESCDETHNNKSFDELFRNNNFIINCISEPEVLDVIIKIMKRKIEKCHEEPG; encoded by the exons ATGGTTAATAAAATTAGATACATTGATGGTCAACTTCAAACAACAGAAGAGATCAAACGTTTATTGAGTGAACTGGTAGTACCTACTGTATTCACCAATCAAATATCAGACTGGGAAGCTTCGAAGTGGTCCTTGAAAGAGTTTACACGTCTCTTTGGTGATATTGTCACTACATTTAAACTTTATGAAAAAGAGAAGTATGAAAGTAGAAAACGAAAATTAAACGAAGAAAAAATCTCTGTATCATCACCTGTTGTTATGGAAACCGATTGCTACTATGTTACTGCGACGTTCAAAGAATTTCAGTCGTGGTTGGACGTTACAGCAACAGATGATTGTGGAGAACTTGGTAAATATTCTTG CGAATCATACTGGTGTTATGCAGATTACAATTACATGGCTGAGTTGTTTCAGAATAAAGATGAGAAAGTCTTAGCAGCTGTTGATTGGTGCAAATTCGGTTATCCAAACAGAAATGGTAGTGATTCCACAATTTGGATTGGTAGCGAAGGTTCATTTACTCCTTGTCACCAGGACACGTACGGCTCAAATCTTGTGGCGCAAATTGATGGAGTTAAAAGATGGTATCTATTCCCACCGTCTGACGCAGAAATGTTGCACCCAACACGAATACCATATGAGGAGTCCAGTGTGTTTTGTACAACAAATCCAACATCTTcagaatttcaaaaaacaagCTATAAG GTTGATTTGCAACCTGGTGAAGTACTATTTGTACCTAAACATTGGTGGCATTATGTTGAAAACATCAACACAAGTATCAGTATTAATACTTGGTTAGAACAG gctgatgatgatgttgataGAATACGCGAATCACTGGTTCACCTGTTG GTGCATTCGTTAAAACTGGGTGATGGAACACCTACGAATAGATGGTTAAATCCAAAACAG GAATTATCATCTCCCCATGCTTCCCTTCAATTAGTTCGTGCAGCCTTTTTAGAGTCATGTGACGAGACTCACAATAACAAATCGTTTGATGAATTGTTTCGAAATAACAATTTTATCATTAATTGTATATCTGAACCAGAGGTTTTGGATgtgataataaaaattatgaaaagaaaaatagagAAATGCCACGAGGAGCCGGGTTAA
- the LOC130622305 gene encoding HSPB1-associated protein 1-like isoform X2, translated as MLLRRSKNFSRGWTLQQQMIVENLVNILGSESYWCYADYNYMAELFQNKDEKVLAAVDWCKFGYPNRNGSDSTIWIGSEGSFTPCHQDTYGSNLVAQIDGVKRWYLFPPSDAEMLHPTRIPYEESSVFCTTNPTSSEFQKTSYKVDLQPGEVLFVPKHWWHYVENINTSISINTWLEQADDDVDRIRESLVHLLVHSLKLGDGTPTNRWLNPKQELSSPHASLQLVRAAFLESCDETHNNKSFDELFRNNNFIINCISEPEVLDVIIKIMKRKIEKCHEEPG; from the exons ATGTTACTGCGACGTTCAAAGAATTTCAGTCGTGGTTGGACGTTACAGCAACAGATGATTGTGGAGAACTTGGTAAATATTCTTGGTAG CGAATCATACTGGTGTTATGCAGATTACAATTACATGGCTGAGTTGTTTCAGAATAAAGATGAGAAAGTCTTAGCAGCTGTTGATTGGTGCAAATTCGGTTATCCAAACAGAAATGGTAGTGATTCCACAATTTGGATTGGTAGCGAAGGTTCATTTACTCCTTGTCACCAGGACACGTACGGCTCAAATCTTGTGGCGCAAATTGATGGAGTTAAAAGATGGTATCTATTCCCACCGTCTGACGCAGAAATGTTGCACCCAACACGAATACCATATGAGGAGTCCAGTGTGTTTTGTACAACAAATCCAACATCTTcagaatttcaaaaaacaagCTATAAG GTTGATTTGCAACCTGGTGAAGTACTATTTGTACCTAAACATTGGTGGCATTATGTTGAAAACATCAACACAAGTATCAGTATTAATACTTGGTTAGAACAG gctgatgatgatgttgataGAATACGCGAATCACTGGTTCACCTGTTG GTGCATTCGTTAAAACTGGGTGATGGAACACCTACGAATAGATGGTTAAATCCAAAACAG GAATTATCATCTCCCCATGCTTCCCTTCAATTAGTTCGTGCAGCCTTTTTAGAGTCATGTGACGAGACTCACAATAACAAATCGTTTGATGAATTGTTTCGAAATAACAATTTTATCATTAATTGTATATCTGAACCAGAGGTTTTGGATgtgataataaaaattatgaaaagaaaaatagagAAATGCCACGAGGAGCCGGGTTAA
- the LOC130622312 gene encoding 39S ribosomal protein L14, mitochondrial-like — protein MNHLFKSLSQFCKPSKILQDFTRRSIYLLTEFNCVDNSELGQVSKRYRKPYLIGFYRKRRTADIGDVIKVAVKGRPCRALVVATRKRKLDMTPRYDNNNIILLDDNNNPLGSRIRGPLPTFMRKRKDRFPKAVAQANRYV, from the coding sequence ATGAATCATCTTTTCAAATCACTGTCTCAATTCTGCAAACCATCTaagattttacaagattttaccAGAAGATCAATCTATTTGTTGACAGAATTTAATTGTGTTGATAACAGTGAACTTGGGCAAGTATCGAAGAGATATCGAAAGCCTTATTTGATTGGGTTTTACCGGAAACGTAGAACAGCTGATATAGGAGATGTAATTAAAGTTGCTGTGAAAGGGAGGCCCTGTAGAGCTCTGGTTGTTGCAACACGGAAACGAAAATTAGATATGACTCCAAGATATGATAACAACAATATTATACTTCTAGATGACAATAATAATCCACTGGGATCGAGAATACGCGGACCTTTACCGACTTTTATGAGAAAAAGAAAGGATAGATTTCCAAAAGCTGTGGCGCAAGCTAATAGATATGTTTGA
- the LOC130622304 gene encoding solute carrier family 35 member B1-like isoform X1 produces the protein MRTIFNEENLQCGYRFYFNHLMLACTTNIVKMCRKQCLFCLLFYASCFVLGSNHKMILKLLICFGGVFFSYLLNGIAIESITNTFGDKIFTFYLFMVFIPSLFNVVFAKLALVMKSYLIKEAKNTSVILSKESANSVPKKMYFLCAMFFVFSMLCSNASLAHINYPTQLVLKSSKPIPILFCACFLSNKRYPLQRFASTWIIVGGVISFMYEQYSLNSQVSVGTTPAQKFIGSSYVKGWGLVFASLGFDGMLAATQERMRQSHELDTHLLMYHVNAYSSVFLGMAVTCQVKTRFKIMDLENLWRYNYF, from the exons ATGAGGACTATCTTTAATGAAGAAAATTTGCAATGTGGTTATAGGTTTTATTTTAATCATTTAATGCTAGCATGCACAACAAATATAGTGAAAATGTGTAGAAAACAATGCCTATTTTGTCTTCTATTTTATGcatcttgttttgttttaggtAGCAATCATAAAATGATATTAAAACTTCTCATCTGTTTTGGTGGTGTATTCTTTAGTTATCTGCTGAATGGTATTGCTATTGAGAGTATAACAAACACTTTTGGTGACAAgatatttacattttatttatttatggtaTTTATCCCGTCATTATTTAATGTTGTGTTTGCCAAACTTGCTTTGGTTATGAAGTCATATTTAATTAAAGAAGCCAAGAATACATCTGTTATCTTGTCAAAGGAGAGTGCCAATAGTGTGCCGAAAAAGATGTACTTTTTATGtgctatgttttttgtttttagtatgTTATGTTCAAATGCTTCTTTAGCTCATATAAACTACCCAACACAGTTGGTATTGAAATCCAGCAAACCAATACCCATACTATTTTGTGCTTGTTTTCTGTCTAACAAAAGGTACCCACTACAACGATTTGCTAGCACTTGGATCATTGTTGGTGGTGTCATTAGTTTTATGTATGAACAATATAGTTTAAATTCACAAGTATCTGTTGGAACAACTCCAGCGCAAAAGTTTATTGGTTCAAGTTATGTTAAAGGATGGGGTTTGGTGTTCGCTTCTTTAGGATTTGATGGAATGTTAGCTGCAACACAAGAACGTATGAGGCAAAGCCATGAGCTGGATACACACTTGCTAATGTATCACGTTAATGCATATTCCTCTGTGTTCCTTGGTATGGCTGTG aCTTGTCAAGTAAAGACAAGATTTAAAATTATGGACCTTGAAAATCTATGGAGATacaactatttttaa
- the LOC130622304 gene encoding solute carrier family 35 member B1-like isoform X2 — translation MRTIFNEENLQCGYRFYFNHLMLACTTNIVKMCRKQCLFCLLFYASCFVLGSNHKMILKLLICFGGVFFSYLLNGIAIESITNTFGDKIFTFYLFMVFIPSLFNVVFAKLALVMKSYLIKEAKNTSVILSKESANSVPKKMYFLCAMFFVFSMLCSNASLAHINYPTQLVLKSSKPIPILFCACFLSNKRYPLQRFASTWIIVGGVISFMYEQYSLNSQVSVGTTPAQKFIGSSYVKGWGLVFASLGFDGMLAATQERMRQSHELDTHLLMYHVNAYSSVFLDLSSKDKI, via the exons ATGAGGACTATCTTTAATGAAGAAAATTTGCAATGTGGTTATAGGTTTTATTTTAATCATTTAATGCTAGCATGCACAACAAATATAGTGAAAATGTGTAGAAAACAATGCCTATTTTGTCTTCTATTTTATGcatcttgttttgttttaggtAGCAATCATAAAATGATATTAAAACTTCTCATCTGTTTTGGTGGTGTATTCTTTAGTTATCTGCTGAATGGTATTGCTATTGAGAGTATAACAAACACTTTTGGTGACAAgatatttacattttatttatttatggtaTTTATCCCGTCATTATTTAATGTTGTGTTTGCCAAACTTGCTTTGGTTATGAAGTCATATTTAATTAAAGAAGCCAAGAATACATCTGTTATCTTGTCAAAGGAGAGTGCCAATAGTGTGCCGAAAAAGATGTACTTTTTATGtgctatgttttttgtttttagtatgTTATGTTCAAATGCTTCTTTAGCTCATATAAACTACCCAACACAGTTGGTATTGAAATCCAGCAAACCAATACCCATACTATTTTGTGCTTGTTTTCTGTCTAACAAAAGGTACCCACTACAACGATTTGCTAGCACTTGGATCATTGTTGGTGGTGTCATTAGTTTTATGTATGAACAATATAGTTTAAATTCACAAGTATCTGTTGGAACAACTCCAGCGCAAAAGTTTATTGGTTCAAGTTATGTTAAAGGATGGGGTTTGGTGTTCGCTTCTTTAGGATTTGATGGAATGTTAGCTGCAACACAAGAACGTATGAGGCAAAGCCATGAGCTGGATACACACTTGCTAATGTATCACGTTAATGCATATTCCTCTGTGTTCCTTG aCTTGTCAAGTAAAGACAAGATTTAA
- the LOC130621380 gene encoding uncharacterized protein LOC130621380, which yields MTFCHGIRLVQRRYVYRLWSVCWDNGSRRCDLVQLSGAACACVLLQKLFLVKMFHKEWRMFSYQPKFILCRLSHTIISGAKKKTKGKKQKLHNENEVVKYIEENMEKPGKQHTQKPVLNVDKNRILHDIQTNHSQVLGFNLEELERRVNVFKSLGVIFNDCVVLALSIPSCLNICNSNFKKIVAILKHYKLPAEEIIFKYPHIGALDHRQVKRNLELLTDELVIKSELPTLVLKNPILLSYVLNKHTVELLKASSFNLDSTYTTVANLNLSLQEKAVINSTVEKFITHNENPNMYNSEAKNFLSTYDVNADQVYVTCPEFFLVSLETLEKCCDNLSADPFFFNAEDIQKLLKTCPEVFISFHTDDVLKQSRYIASVSTTKCRAYKLLRDYPEIFKDSDFFFKRVAMFEKYGIKEGDIGRLLAQKGGTNCFVDCEDFSDTSITNLLDFYMSRSDLTPLQIVVSAPVSLSTKSTNIIKARLSFLRHKNKVTVIAGKKKKKQSQITIQSVVRKDLEEFVEKVCGATMSEYDEYCRSNNLKNHRAAYQSQTL from the coding sequence caaaagtTATTCTTGGTAAAGATGTTTCACAAAGAATGGAGAATGTTCTCATACCAACCAAAGTTTATTTTATGCAGACTTTCACATACAATTATAAGTGGTGCAAAGAAGAAAACTAAAGGAAAGAAACAGAAACTTCACAATGAGAATGAGgtggtaaaatatatagaagaaAACATGGAAAAACCTGGTAAGCAGCATACCCAAAAGCCTGTATTGAATGTGgataaaaacagaattttgCATGATATACAAACCAATCATTCACAAGTGCTTGGCTTTAATCTGGAAGAGCTTGAAAGGCGTGTTAATGTCTTCAAAAGTTTAGGTGTAATTTTTAATGACTGTGTTGTTTTAGCATTGTCCATACCATCATGTTTAAATATTTGCAAtagtaatttcaaaaagatAGTAGCAATACTGAAACATTACAAGTTACCAGctgaagaaattatttttaaatatccaCATATTGGTGCATTGGATCACAGACAAGTTAAAAGAAATCTTGAATTGTTAACAGATGAGTTAGTTATCAAATCTGAACTGCCTACTTTGGTTTTAAAAAATCCTATACTCTTGTCGTATGTATTAAATAAACATACTGTTGAATTATTGAAAGCATCATCTTTTAACTTGGACTCAACATATACTACTGTTGCAAATTTAAATCTTTCTCTACAAGAAAAAGCTGTCATCAATTCTACAGTAGAAAAATTTATTACCCACAATGAAAACCCAAACATGTATAACTCAGAAGCCAAGAATTTCCTGTCAACATATGATGTGAATGCTGACCAAGTGTATGTGACATGtccagaattttttttagtgtCATTAGAAACTTTAGAGAAATGCTGTGATAATTTATCAGCAGACCCGTTTTTTTTCAATGCTGAAGATATACAAAAGCTCCTCAAAACATGCCCTGAAGTGTTTATTTCTTTCCATACTGATGACGTTTTAAAACAATCTCGTTACATAGCTAGTGTTTCCACCACAAAATGTCGagcatataaacttttaagAGATTATccagaaatttttaaggattcagatttcttttttaaacgtGTTGCAATGTTTGAAAAGTATGGCATTAAAGAAGGTGACATAGGACGGTTGCTTGCTCAGAAAGGTGGTACAAACTGTTTCGTGGATTGTGAAGATTTCTCAGATACATCAATTACTAATTTACTTGACTTTTACATGTCTAGAAGTGACCTAACACCATTGCAAATTGTTGTGTCAGCTCCTGTCTCTCTGTCCACAAAGTCAACGAACATTATAAAAGCTCGGTTATCATTTTTACGTCACAAAAACAAAGTGACAGTTATTGctggcaaaaagaaaaaaaagcagtcACAAATCACAATACAAAGTGTAGTAAGAAAAGATTTAGAGGAGTTTGTGGAAAAGGTTTGTGGTGCTACTATGAGTGAGTATGATGAATATTGTAGaagtaacaatttaaaaaatcatcgtGCTGCTTATCAGTCACAAACTTTGTGA